In Microtus ochrogaster isolate Prairie Vole_2 chromosome 4, MicOch1.0, whole genome shotgun sequence, one genomic interval encodes:
- the Ces4a gene encoding carboxylesterase 4A encodes MKWILGLSLVLCLVVPMALGALYTKEPLVVTRHGILQGKQTHVGNITVQVFLGVPFSKPPVGTRRFAPPEPPQPWTGIRDATTYPPSCLQETWGQVTSMYLNTRKQYEWLHFSEDCLYLNVYAPVLASGDPLLPVMVWFPGGAFLVGSASTYEGSELAAREKVVLVFLQYRLGILGFFSTGDSQARGNWGLLDQIAALHWVQENIEAFGGDPYSVTLFGQSAGAMSISGLLMSPLAQGLFHRAISQSGTAILKVFITSEPLKAAKKVAHVAGCDHDNTKIMVECLRALSGNEVMHVSKRMAFFHVNLKKDPNDMVWFLSPVVDGVVFPEDPVVLLTSRQVTPVPYLLGVNNVEFEWSLPFLLKLQLTQHAMNEKYITKLLWSSSTLLNITKEQIPLVMKEYLIDAAVKHDWKTVRNHLLDLIGDATFVYSTLQAAHYHRDAGFPVYLYEFKHRAPSGIIVKLRHDGADHGDELFYIFGSPFSKGSSTSEEKEFSLQIMKYWANFARTGDPNDRTLPYWPRFDKNEKYQQLDFNTSVGVKLKEKKMAFWRRLHQPRKT; translated from the exons ATGAAGTGGATCCTGGGCTTGAGCCTCGTCCTGTGCCTGGTAGTCCCGATGGCCTTAG GTGCTTTGTACACCAAGGAGCCTCTCGTGGTCACCAGACACGGCATCCTACAAGGAAAGCAAACACATGTGGGAAACATAACCGTCCAAGTCTTCCTGGGAGTCCCCTTCTCCAAACCTCCTGTGGGCACTCGCAGGTTTGCTCCTCCAGAGCCCCCACAACCCTGGACCGGCATCAGAGACGCCACCACCTACCCACCTTC GTGCCTTCAGGAAACCTGGGGACAGGTAACCTCCATGTACTTGAACACGAGGAAACAGTATGAGTGGCTGCACTTCAGCGAGGACTGTCTCTACCTGAATGTTTATGCCCCAGTGCTAGCATCTGGGGACCCTCTGCTGCCG GTGATGGTTTGGTTTCCCGGAGGCGCCTTCCTCGTCGGCTCTGCTTCCACCTACGAAGGCTCGGAGTTAGCCGCTCGCGAGAAAGTGGTGCTGGTGTTTCTGCAGTACAGGCTGGGCATCCTAGGCTTCTTCAG CACGGGCGACAGCCAAGCCCGCGGAAACTGGGGGCTGCTGGACCAGATAGCGGCTCTACACTGGGTTCAGGAGAACATCGAGGCCTTTGGTGGAGACCCGTACAGTGTAACACTATTCGGTCAGTCGGCGGGAGCTATGAGCATCTCGGGACTG CTGATGTCACCCCTTGCCCAAGGTCTATTCCATCGGGCCATTTCCCAGAGCGGTACTGCAATACTGAAAGTCTTCATCACGTCTGAACCATTGAAGGCAGCCAAG AAGGTTGCTCATGTGGCTGGCTGCGACCACGACAACACAAAGATCATGGTAGAATGCCTGAGGGCTCTATCAGGGAATGAGGTGATGCACGTTTCCAAGAGGATG gCATTCTTTCATGTCAACCTCAAGAAAGATCCAAATGAT ATGGTATGGTTCCTGAGCCCTGTGGTGGATGGTGTGGTGTTCCCAGAGGACCCTGTGGTGCTCCTGACCAGCCGGCAGGTTACCCCTGTGCCCTACCTTCTAGGTGTCAACAATGTGGAGTTCGAGTGGAGCTTGCCTTTT CTCTTGAAGCTCCAGCTGACTCAGCATGCAATGAACGAAAAATACATCACCAAACTGCTTTGGAGTTCCAGCACCCTGCTG AATATCACTAAGGAGCAGATCCCACTGGTGATGAAGGAGTACTTGATCGACGCTGCCGTTAAGCATGACTGGAAGACGGTCCGCAACCACTTGCTAGATCTAATTGGAGATGCCACCTTCGTGTACTCCACCCTTCAAGCTGCACACTACCACCGGG ATGCTGGCTTTCCTGTCTATCTGTATGAGTTCAAGCACCGTGCTCCTTCAGGCATAATTGTCAAACTTCGACACGATGGGGCAGACCATGGAGACGAGCTTTTCTATATCTTCGGAAGCCCTTTCTCCAAAG GCTCATCCACCAGTGAGGAAAAGGAATTTAGCCTCCAGATAATGAAATACTGGGCCAACTTTGCCCGCACTGG GGACCCCAATGACAGAACGCTGCCCTACTGGCCACGCTTTGACAAGAACGAAAAGTACCAGCAGTTGGACTTCAATACAAGTGTGGGTGTGAAgctcaaagagaaaaagatggcTTTCTGGAGAAGGCTGCACCAGCCTCGGAAAACTTAG